The Cohaesibacter intestini genome includes a window with the following:
- a CDS encoding NAD(P)/FAD-dependent oxidoreductase, whose amino-acid sequence MPSPQTPVTRTLAKQHHDVIIIGGGVFGLSIARATLAAGLSTMLIDKGEIGQGASYGLLGALLPHMSERWNEKKQFQFNALKNLSKVKVQLEEETGMSIGYDRCGRVVPLATANLRERHEIRSKEAETLWNGPETGYFHRVYEPSNLNGWLNTDLCPEGYAFDNFSARANPRAYCAAAKASVEKRAGTLLECTEVVDIKDTGNGAEVTLKSGETLSAGIVVLAAGYRSFPMLERLTGLEALGKGIKGQALIAKVGQADGLPILYDRKIYVVPHDGGVCAIGSTTEEEWDDENSTDERCDDIWAHANTLCPMLKDAQILQRWAGIRPKATKRDPMVGFLPNSKSIFVATGGFKIGFGLAYDIAQVSVERIAGLETTIQLPASFEMAHHLDGKDW is encoded by the coding sequence ATGCCAAGCCCTCAAACGCCTGTCACCCGAACTCTCGCCAAACAGCACCATGACGTCATCATCATTGGTGGTGGTGTCTTTGGCCTTTCCATCGCTCGCGCCACTTTGGCCGCGGGTTTGAGCACCATGCTGATCGACAAAGGCGAAATCGGGCAGGGCGCCAGCTATGGTCTATTAGGGGCGTTGCTGCCCCATATGTCTGAAAGATGGAATGAGAAAAAACAGTTTCAATTCAATGCATTGAAAAATCTTTCTAAAGTTAAAGTGCAACTTGAGGAAGAGACTGGAATGTCCATTGGCTACGACCGCTGCGGCCGCGTCGTGCCACTGGCAACCGCCAATCTTCGCGAGCGTCATGAAATCCGATCCAAGGAAGCCGAGACTTTGTGGAATGGACCAGAAACTGGTTATTTTCACAGAGTCTATGAACCAAGCAATCTCAATGGCTGGCTGAATACAGACCTTTGCCCGGAAGGCTATGCCTTTGACAATTTCTCAGCCCGGGCCAATCCGCGCGCCTATTGTGCGGCAGCCAAAGCATCGGTCGAGAAACGCGCGGGCACTTTGCTGGAATGCACGGAAGTGGTCGACATCAAAGACACTGGCAACGGTGCTGAAGTAACCCTCAAGAGCGGCGAAACGCTCTCTGCGGGCATCGTAGTTCTTGCCGCAGGCTATCGCAGTTTCCCGATGCTCGAACGTCTGACGGGTCTTGAAGCGCTTGGCAAAGGCATCAAGGGTCAGGCCTTGATCGCCAAGGTCGGGCAGGCGGATGGCTTGCCCATTCTTTATGACCGCAAGATCTATGTCGTACCGCACGATGGCGGCGTCTGCGCCATTGGCAGCACCACAGAGGAAGAATGGGACGACGAGAACAGCACTGACGAGCGCTGCGACGACATCTGGGCTCACGCCAACACGCTTTGCCCAATGCTAAAGGACGCTCAAATCCTGCAACGCTGGGCAGGTATTCGCCCAAAAGCCACCAAGCGAGACCCGATGGTCGGCTTCCTGCCAAACTCCAAAAGCATCTTTGTCGCCACGGGCGGTTTCAAGATTGGCTTCGGATTGGCATATGACATCGCTCAGGTATCCGTAGAACGGATTGCCGGACTGGAAACAACCATCCAATTGCCTGCAAGCTTCGAGATGGCCCATCATCTTGATGGCAAAGACTGGTAG